The stretch of DNA TGCCGAACACATTTTCCTAAAACTACTGTGTATTTAGGTTTCTGCCTGTGCAGTAGGTTTTAGTGAACACCTGATCAATACTTATTCAAGACTGTGGGTTAGAGGTCAGGGTTCAGTTGGAGTCATACAGTCGTAGTCATCTTGGACATGGGGGCCAGCCAGGCTACCTCAGTCCACACGACAACTCTGAATAAAGCTGTATCTTCCTGCAAGAAGTCTTATAGACTATTCTTTCTACTGTCAGTAAAATCAACGTTAAACCTACCGTTAATAACACTGTATATAAGTTCAGGTTCAGTTGTACTGTATTATTTCATCTCAAACCACAAGCCAAATGTACAAAACCTTTATAGCAAAAATGTGTAGCTTTACTCAcgtatatttaaaacaaaatattaagtaCACATATAGGTCAAACTAAACTGCTGTGTACTTGGTTAATTATAGTATTGGTTAGTATATCTCTGATAAAGTACATAACAGTAAATGAAGCATACTCTCTTGCTTTTAGATTAAATGAAATATACTAATagaatatttctttttttgtacgGGTAGGCGGGTCTGGTGACAGAAGCTGACACAGAAAAACTGATCATAGCTCTGGAACCTGAAGCTGCATCTGTGTGGTGCAGGCAGCTACCAAGTGATGGTTTTGTGGAAGGAGATCTTACAGAAGCAGAGGCAATAAATGAAGTTTTAGGAACACAGTACATGGTGGTGGACTGTGGAGGTACGTACTGGCTCTATAACTGAATTAACCAATCCAATGTTCTGTagtgaataaagaaataattgattGGCGAAATATTTGGCAACATAGCAGGCCAGGGGCTTGTTGCAACCTGGCAaagacattcctggaaaacccttgctgtgtgtgagtgagcattatcctgctgataaGATACTATGGGTTGCAACACTTGTGGCTGCTGGATGTCCTGCCCATATCTCAGACTGCCATATACGAACTGACCAAACCATCACTCAACAGCAAAGGCAGAATTTAAGTGCATACTAAAACTTTCATCAGATCCCAAAGTGAACCTAGATTGTTGTTAAAGACAATATAATTCCAGTTCATAGCAGGCCACATTTCTCATCCACAGCAGCATTGAAGCATCTGATGTACAGCCTAGCTGCAGGAGTCCACTTGACCATCCTGCTTCTTTCAGTGCAATAATGTTCCCCCTCTTAAAGTTTGTTAGCTGGGCAAAATGTCTATAagtgcatcatagaggcatgtttataagtttctcaccaagaggtacactaaccAAAAGTagcctattaaaaaaatatatagggcaATGGGGAAACACTTGTTTCTAACCACTGGTGTCTAATCAGATTACATATTTGCATATGTTTTATCAGTACTGATTCACTTAATTTTAGACATGGTtgatattttattctgtttttgtttttttaggtggAACCATCGACATCACAGTGCATGAGGTGGTAAAAGATGGTCATCTAAAAGAACTGCACAGGGTTTCTGGAAGTGACAGGGGTGGTCAGACAGTGGACACGAACTTCAAGACGTTCCTCAGAGAGCTGTTCTCTGAAAAAGTGTTTGATGAGTTTGAGGAGAATCACCCCAGTGAGCTGCAGAGGTTAATGTATGAGTTTTCAAACTGTAAACGTTATGAGGGGGAAGTGTTGGTGCAGTGTCCATATAGTTTACAGCAGATAGCTAGCAGAGATCAGGATATAGAAGACTACTTTGAGGATAACAATGATGCCGTCTGGGACGGGGGACAAATCATACTGTCAGGGCAAAAGCTGAGATCCCTACATGATGATAGTCTCAGTAGCATAGAGAGTCTGATTAAAGACATACTGAAAAACAACAAACTTAAAATCGATTACCTCTTCTTAGTTGGAGGCTTTGCTCTGAGTCCGTATGTGAACAGCTTCATTAAAAAGAAGTTTGGGAAGAAGTTTAAGGTGCTCTGTCCTGTTGAGGCTCAGATGGCTGTTCTGAGAGGAGCCATTACATTTGGGATGATGCCGAATGTAGTGCTCTCACGAATCAGTCTGTTCACTTATGGAATTGGAATCGCACACTTATTTGATGAGACCAAACACAAGGGCAAGCGCAAATATGTGACAAAAGAGGGAAAGGTGTACTGTGATGTTTGCTTTCACTGTTTTGTAAAGAAGGACGAATCTGTCTTCTTTGATGAAGTCCGGGAGTACGTCGTCTCTCCAGTTGAGAGAGACCAAAGAGCAGCGTGTTTCCGTTTTTACTACACTGAGAGCAAAACCCCTGAGTTCCTAGATGAGCCAGGAATGACAAAGATTGGGTCTTTAACCGTCTCAATGCCAGTGATCAAAGAGGGCAGCCCTCGTTCAGTAAATCTTAAAATTAAGTTTGGTTTCACTGAGATGCAGGCGACTGCCACAGATGTTGATTCTGGTAAGACCAGCTCAGTCAAACTGGACTTCATGTTCAAGTAATTTGTCTGATTCTAGAAAAACAAAATAGCTGAACATGTTCTGTAAACTGACAGgatgattaaattttttttaaagaatgttctGAGTAagaaaattttaatttattttttacaattactTTGTAATTAGTATTTTGATGAACAGACAAAAAgagtctaaaataaaaataatatataataaaatcctGGCACcacaaattaagatttttttacattgtaaatagtTACATGAGTAGTCACGGTTTGCCATGGTTTCAGACCTTAATTAGGAAAAGACCCTGCGATAAAAATCTGGACATTTAAAAACTGATGGCCACAAAGCAGGAGAAGATTCTAAGAAGGTAGAGGTGTATGTGAGAAATTGAAGAGAACAGGAACTGGTTAGATGGTTAGCTGGTTGTTGTTGTGGTACATTGTTCTACTGGTTTACACTTGCACTTAAATTGCCTTTATTGAAGAGTCATCAGAATAATTGCTCTTTAATGaagtttaaaaaaagtgaaatacttCTGTGTCAAATACTTAAAGtgccaaatcaaaccaaatcaaaactacttttaagtataaaagtaaagtagtgtaaggggaaaaaataaagacattaagaAGGCCATGCCCATGCCTATAGTGCACCACCCCCTCTcctaaacacatttttctaaaagccataatgactataatgttatattattaaaatgttaatgctgataaatttgggatgcaatAGGCtacctagtgtttcagctgcatatatgctgattgttatttacaattttttttttttatattttgtttagtatTTACAGCTGTACAATCAATTATTTGTTGTAAAGAGATTCCCTgatcatgaaataaaccaaagGTTTAAACATCTGAAAGTGTTtgataataaatgtaaatgtgttttgaGCTGCAttatgtccaataaaaaaacctTCGGAATACCAAGCTAACATATGAGCATCTTGTAGATCATATCCTTTACAGAAAAATGTTTACACGTTATTGGACAATTAATACAGAATTTATAACAGACAAAATGATCTGTTTGATCTTTCTGCTGTCTTTGACCACAGAACACATGATTCTTACCCGATAAGTTAGAAATTTACTTGGTTTAGTTTCTATTGGACTGGTTAGTTTAATACTATTTAAATAACAAATGTTCAATTCTGGTTCTGTTATTTTTTGTCTTGGTGTGTAAAATAATCTGTATGTCAGTATAAGTAGGGTTATTCATTTTCACTGCTATACAGATGACATTTAGCTTTGTATATCAACTGCCTCAATAAAACAACGTCTGGCACAGGCATGCTGCACGTGCCCAGCACACATACATCCCTGATCGATACTCAACTTTTACAACAACcataaacagaataataaataaaataacaattctGTTCCCGgaaacagccttttttttttgtttgaacctTTCCAAGGTGATTTGCAAATCAAtgcattttgtttttacaaaatgtTCAGAAGCAGGaatgagaaatgtttttatgTATTGTATACTTAATGTATCATAGATTTCTTGTCCTGTTACTGGATTCCTGTAAAGCTACTTTATGACAAAACAATGCCtacaacacacccatgattaacaaagagaattagtacatgccttttgctcatttTGAGTACTTTTTCtgattgttacaatagcaaaaacacactgacatgccctaaataaagctgcataGTGCACAGTTCACTGCTTacctaaagatcactaaaataggggccATGGTTTATTTTTAAGACTAGGATGGAAATTTACTTGCTTACCTTAACCTTTGGTAATTTACACcaagtaaaaacaaaatgcaataatttGCAAATCTcttagacccatattttattcacaacaagataaaggctgcagatccagatGCTCATGTACATAGGAATTGtgtcagaaaaaaaactttgatttgaGGTAAGTAAACATTGTTGCAGAtgatcaaataattaaaattagaTTCATTTGTTCACAAAATCTGATATCACATAGGAATGCTGAGTCTACGTGTCAATAAGTGCAATAGACTGTCATATCAAAATTGATAAAGATCCTGCTTATCTAATCTAATCTCTTCTATGCTAATCTCCTCTATccaaaagtattaaaataataaaaggacTGAGCATATGACGAAAGTTAAATCTTTATTGCCAGTCATCACATTTTTTTACATGCATGAGGTGAAATATCAAGGTTAAAAAGTATACTTCTGTTACTTGTGTCTATGATCATGCATGCCTCTTTCAAGGATATTCAAACAGGAACAGTCACAAAAACAAGCAGTAAACTATATTTTCTCCTTTCCAGCAAATCAAACCAGTTATTATTTAGTCTATTAAATGAACCTGTGAGCAAAATAAATCCCCATATGAAAGTGTAAAGGAGGCCGGTCTTTTCTATGCCCTCTCTCTGGGAGAATGATCCTTTCATTCTCCAGCATTTTCAATACATGTGTCTGAATTTAGGAACCTTTTACGCACAGTGTGTTGCCCAACTGTCCATTCTACAACAAACACCAACCCAACAATTTCACCATACTTTACATGCTAATTCATTCAGTCATCACTGAAGAACAGCAACAGAGGAACAGTTGTACATTTGTTCAGTCCGATGGACATGATTTAATTATATAGAAGAGCTCATATTAGACCAGGGGCAATCTGTGCATTCTGGAAAAGTCCAGAACAGCCGTTGAGTCTATAGCCATCGGCCTTGTTCAATAACCAAAATTTAGAGTTTAACCACTATCTGTCTATTTGTCAAGCACAAATTTCATAGGCCTAAAGCCAACAAAGAACTAATGGAATTGTAAGTTTTAGAATAAATACAGCAGAAAGCATAAGGAGAAAGTTGGATGGAGAAAGTAATCTCTGTTTAAATAACATAGTCCCACAATGATCATACATCCAAACAGAACACCTAATTGTGCAGATCTGCAAGAACAGCTGAAAATCCTTGTGAACAGAGCAACACTGATAGAAACTGCTAGACTTCCCTGCACTTTGTTTTACAAGCCTGCACACAAAGAATGTTtggcaatgttttgaaaagtttccaggaaggttagcgTAAGAACATccttctaagaacatccagaaaacttgaacCTGAACTCTATAACAGTAATTTAGAACAGATTTATGAACAGATTATTTAGCAGTAAAAACATTGACTGGATCAATATGTGTGTGTCTCGTTTGAGGTCAAACAAATCTTCATACTGTATAATATAGATTTATGGGTTTACATGATCTGATATCACAAAGGAATAATGCCCCACTTATCTAATCTCTTCCGTGTTGTTCTACAAAATGATAAGAACAATAAAATAATGGGCAAATGACCACTGTTCACGCCGATATCACATATTGTTATGATAAAAGGTTAATCTTGAGATCTGAGGGTATTCCAGAAAGCGGGTTCAACAAACTCCAAATCTGACCCTGAACTCCGAGTTGACTTACCTCACCGCGTAATACTCAGAGTTTTCAGTTCCACAGCAGCTGATCAGAGTTAGGTTACTCAACTCTGATTAGGTTAAACCCAGATGAAGCGCGTTCTCGGCTACCTATAAACAGCCATTCTCAAAAGAGCGCTGAAACAGGGATTGAccatgaaaatgaatgagggaaaGCACAAGGCATCATATTTCACCCCATTAAGCAGGAAATATTAATGTCTGCTTATGCAGAGTATGAAATCATAATCAGGCATAAAAGCAATtcagcagcaaagcaaagcaaaggagTCAGCTTGGGCAAAAATAGCTGACAGAGTCAATGCGTGagttacaataaaaattaaaaactcacaACAATACACTTAGTGAAAAGAtatggaaaaatattttaattgtttagttgttattcttatttaaacatttttatttgtcttgatttgtaaacttttctttttttaaattaacctaGGTGTAATCCAAGTGGGATTAAATGCACATGGAAGCAAGTGAAgatgaaatataaaaacatagtCCAAAGTGGTATGACTTGTACACAGCTACCTAATGTTCCTACTTTTATCAAGCTTAGTTTGCCCTACAGTTGATTATGGTTTTGTAGCTAATAGGAAAAAGGCTGAGgtaagaaaaacatatatatatgtatcttacttttgcaattatgtcaatgtacaagacactatgcttcataataaaatgtattttacagttatttttagTGTACATGCAGTTATACAGTTGTACAGTTATGTACAGTTTTACATGCAATTTCCTGGGGGAGGAAATGGCACTGATTTGGTGGAATATGCCACATCGATATTACATTTATCCTGTTGTAAAGCACAGACATTTCAACATGTTTGCTATTGCAGACACATTTGGTGCTGTGAACTGTTCTTGCCTACGAATCTCAGTCCCATCAGTTCAAGCCTATGCATGCTAAACCAACAAATATAGCACATGCTTAATGTGGTCACCTAGTCTTTCCTTTCAGCACCTTTCTGTCATTTTCCGGTGCTTAGACTAAAGATCTAGACAAATCTAGACGATTCTGATCTGCTTGACTAACTTGGTACGGTTGTCATGGTATAATGTAGCTTTATGGGTTCACAAGAGATTGCTGAGTATATTGGCCTGTGTGCATCTGTTACTTCAAGAAACGTTCAGAAATCAAAACTCTGTTACTTCAGGAAACTTTTAGAACTGAAAATAACCACAGTTGACCTTTATTGCCCTTGTAGCACGCTGTTAAAGTTAAACATTAGGATTAAGAATTTTATTGTACTTCTGGCCTATTTATCTGAAGTCAAGTGAAAGGATTTTATACTTGCAGGTGTTATTCAAGGTTATTTCAGCGTGGACAAACAGAAAAACTTAAAGTCTATCTAATATAATAATCTATAATCATGAGCCCCTTTAGGTGAAATATTTTCATGCTAAGCCACAAAAGATAATCAGACATTAATCTGCAAGTAATCCAATAAGCCTAGTGC from Astyanax mexicanus isolate ESR-SI-001 chromosome 11, AstMex3_surface, whole genome shotgun sequence encodes:
- the LOC103044800 gene encoding heat shock 70 kDa protein 12A-like, with translation MSDSTIFIAVDFGTAFSGYCFKFADSKQIRQPKWKSETPKTPTCILFDENEKFLKFGYDAVVTYTRQTKRNEAKKLYFFDNFKMKLYGKVLHRDLMMSAKNGKKMRALKVFSESLRFMKDHALEMIGRHTAGVKYSASDATWILTVPAIWSEAAKQLMREAATEAGLVTEADTEKLIIALEPEAASVWCRQLPSDGFVEGDLTEAEAINEVLGTQYMVVDCGGGTIDITVHEVVKDGHLKELHRVSGSDRGGQTVDTNFKTFLRELFSEKVFDEFEENHPSELQRLMYEFSNCKRYEGEVLVQCPYSLQQIASRDQDIEDYFEDNNDAVWDGGQIILSGQKLRSLHDDSLSSIESLIKDILKNNKLKIDYLFLVGGFALSPYVNSFIKKKFGKKFKVLCPVEAQMAVLRGAITFGMMPNVVLSRISLFTYGIGIAHLFDETKHKGKRKYVTKEGKVYCDVCFHCFVKKDESVFFDEVREYVVSPVERDQRAACFRFYYTESKTPEFLDEPGMTKIGSLTVSMPVIKEGSPRSVNLKIKFGFTEMQATATDVDSGKTSSVKLDFMFK